A genomic stretch from Oncorhynchus gorbuscha isolate QuinsamMale2020 ecotype Even-year linkage group LG20, OgorEven_v1.0, whole genome shotgun sequence includes:
- the LOC124006912 gene encoding SR-related and CTD-associated factor 4-like, which produces MDAVNAFNHELFSLMDMKPPISRAKMISITKSAIKAMKLYKHVVQIVEKFIKKCKPEYKVAGLYVVDSIVRQSRHQFGMDKDVFGPRFTKNITGTFENLCLCPTEERSKIVRVLNLWQKNGVFKMEIIQPLLVMATSGSSSVADTEMDDPDPGFPSSPSPVKGKVTSVRENTVVAPVSQLQNSEAFVAVAQLFQSSKGQQLQQIFQNFQQNPLKPQTHPFPPQTHSHPQPHPQPQPHPQPHPQPHLQPQPHPQPHLQAQPHPQPHPQAQPHPQPHPQPQPHPQPQPHPQPQPHPQPQPHLQPHLQAQPHLQPHLQPQPHPQPQPHLQPHLQAQPHPQPQPHLQPHLQAQPHPQPHLQAQPHPQPQHQAQPQPPANLHHLHSQLHLQSLTPALGTTAQRLPLPSSELSQQRTAFDKVATLLDRFDYDDEPEGADESKKDQTSFTQQPPGFPQHFQQHMMGMVQDLPRQISLPPNGQLQGYGLLPGQAYPGMVVPPGQPLPGTGPPGFPGGYPPNKDAFGQHVGQQEQDMNMDLDPPSMKDGRHRPDGRKSPSGSRSPKRRRSRSISRTHRSRDRRRHSPRSRSQERREREKEKEKERERRQKGLPQPKADTLSVCSTTLWVGQLDKRTQQQDVACLLEEFGQIDSINMIPPRGCAYIVMVHRQDAFRALQKLSRGSYKVNQKAIKIAWALNKGIKAELKLYWDVELGVTFIPWSKIRQDQLEDVREGGTLDPDTLDPEWRCVQNNQETPEEFRQNGRSEPLATVEDTAGTTPVDTPVQVHPVQVQSMGGVGSLQQHPSFPPGPGPPGGPPMGLPPPSFPPGVPPGPPPSFMRPGPRFNPMQMMPPGFLPPGSMPLGPSGPPPSAAGGVGVVELSLDPAGLGNQVPGPPGGSPGGPIPLSGGLLGARPGMIPLQRPPVHSPGPVLPPPHMQRFPPPHGGPHGPHPPRGPPHHNMPPQMMPPNRGPHPHMIHHDGPPLPPGGPRGFGMGMPPSHPMRGPFPPHGPLPGGPPPPFMRGGPRGPDGPEEIEGRGPFRGERPGFRDRDPDRERERDWERDRERFGGGGRRFEDGGRGGGWGERMEEPFQSQQKVESEPSGFPVEVTATEPPVACVSEPTSQPRPIEKTQAAETQETEAVIG; this is translated from the exons AGTAAGATAGTGCGTGTGTTAAATCTGTGGCAGAAGAATGGTGTGTTTAAGATGGAGATCATCCAGCCTCTTCTAGTTATGGCGACATCTGGTTCCAGCAGTGTTGCAGACACCGAGATGGACGACCCAGACCCAG GTTTCCCCTCATCCCCATCACCAGTAAAGGGTAAGGTCACCTCAGTAAGGGAAAACACTGTTGTGGCGCCTGTCTCTCAGCTTCAGAACTCTGAAGCATTCGTCGCTGTCGCTCAGCTCTTCCAGTCCTCAAAgggacaacag CTTCAACAAATTTTCCAGAACTTTCAACAAAATCCGTTAAAGCCTCAGACTCATCCCTTCCCACCCCAGACCCACAGTCACCCCCAACCTCATCCTCAACCTCAACCTCATCCTCAACCCCATCCCCAGCCGCATCTCCAGCCTcaaccccatccccagcctcaTCTCCAGGCTcaaccccatccccagcctcatccccaggctcaaccccatcctcagcctcATCCCCAGCCTcaaccccatccccagcctcaaccccatccccagcctcaaccccatccccagcctcaACCCCATCTCCAGCCGCATCTCCAGGCTCAACCCCATCTCCAGCCACATCTCCAGCCTcaaccccatccccagcctcaACCCCATCTCCAGCCACATCTCCAGGCTcaaccccatccccagcctcaACCCCATCTCCAGCCACATCTCCAGGCTCAACCCCATCCTCAGCCGCATCTCCAGGCtcaaccccatcctcagccccAGCACCAGGCTCAACCCCAGCCTCCTGccaacctccaccacctccactccCAGCTCCATCTCCAGTCCCTGACCCCCGCCCTGGGTACGACCGCTCAGcgactccccctcccctccagcgAGCTCAGCCAGCAGAGAACAGCGTTTGACAAGGTGGCT ACTCTGTTGGACCGTTTTGACTATGACGATGAGCCTGAGGGAGCCGACGAATCAAAGAAGGACCAGACGTCTTT TACCCAGCAGCCTCCAGGTTTCCCCCAGCACTTTCAACAACACATGATGGGCATGGTCCAAGACCTCCCACGCCAG ATATCTCTGCCTCCTAACGGCCAGCTCCAGGGCTATGGTTTGCTGCCGGGCCAGGCCTACCCAGGAATGGTGGTTCCTCCAGGTCAGCCCCTCCCTGGTACAGGACCTCCAGGCTTCCCTGGGGGATACCCTCCAAACAAGGACGCCTTTGGCCAACACGTGGGCCAGCAGGAACAG GATATGAATATGGACCTGGACCCCCCCTCCATGAAGGATGGAAGACACCGACCAGATGGCAGGAAGTCACCATCGGGATCTAG gtctcctAAGAGGAGGCGGTCGCGGTCCATCTCTAGAACACACCGGTCCAGAGACCGCCGCAGACACTCCCCGCGGTCACGCTCCCAGgaacgcagggagagagagaaggagaaggagaaggagagggagagacgacaGAAAGGACTGCCACAGCCCAAGGCTGACACGCTGAGCG tgTGTAGTACCACTCTGTGGGTGGGTCAGCTAGACAAGAGAACCCAGCAGCAGGATGTAGCCTGTCTACTGGAGGAGTTTGGACAGATAGACTCCATCAAT atGATTCCTCCTCGAGGTTGTGCCTACATCGTCATGGTCCACAGACAGGATGCATTCAGAGCTCTGCAGAAACTCAGCAGAGGATCCTACAAAGTCAACCAGAAAGCCATCAAG ATTGCGTGGGCCTTGAATAAAGGGATCAAGGCGGAGTTGAagctgtactgggatgtggaGCTGGGCGTTACCTTCATCCCCTGGTCGAAGATACGACAGGACCAGCTAGAGGAcgtcagagagggagggacgctGGACCCAGACACACTGGACCCAG AGTGGAGGTGTGTTCAGAACAACCAGGAGACACCAGAGGAGTTCAGACAAAATGGCCGCTCTGAGCCGTTAGCCACAGTGGAGGACACAGCTGGGACCACACCTGTAGACACTCCTGTACAG GTGCATCCGGTCCAGGTGCAGTCGATGGGAGGTGTAGGTTCTCTCCAGCAGCACCCCTCCTTCCCCCCTGGGCCTGGCCCTCCTGGTGGTCCCCCCATGGGCctgcctcccccttccttcccccctggtgtcccgcccggacctcctccctccttcatgAGACCGGGACCAAGGTTCAACCCCATGCAGATGATGCCACCTG gtttCCTTCCGCCTGGGTCGATGCCATTGGGCCCCTCTGGCCCCCCTCCCTCAGCAGCAGGGGGTGTAGGGGTAGTTGAACTGTCTCTGGATCCAGCCGGCCTGG GTAACCAGGTGCCTGGTCCTCCAGGGGGCTCACCAGGCGGTCCCATCCCGCTGTCTGGTGGTCTTCTTGGGGCTCGCCCCGGCATGATCCCCCTCCAGCGCCCCCCAGTCCACTCTCCTGGTCCGGTCCTCCCCCCACCTCACATGCAGCGCTTCCCTCCTCCCCACGGTGGCCCACATGGCCCCCACCCCCCTCGGGGCCCTCCCCACCACAACATGCCACCCCAGATGATGCCACCCAACAGGGGCCCCCACCCTCACATGATCCACCACGATGGCCCCCCTCTGCCGCCCGGGGGCCCACGTGGGTTTGGGATGGGCATGCCCCCTTCCCATCCCATGAGGGGTCCCTTCCCTCCCCACGGGCCCCTCCCTGGGGGGCCCCCACCACCCTTCATGAGGGGGGGCCCTCGAGGGCCAGATGGGCCGGAGGAGATTGAGGGGAGGGGGCCCTTCAGGGGGGAGAGACCTGGGTTTAGGGACAGGgatccagacagggagagagaaagggactgggagagggatagggagaggtttGGTGGAGGGGGGAGGCGGtttgaggatggagggagaggaggaggatggggagaaagGATGGAGG AACCCTTCCAATCCCAACAGAAGGTGGAATCAGAACCCTCTGGATTCCCTGTTGAAGTGACTGCTACTGAACCGCCTGTGGCGTGTGTATCTGAACCTACAAGTCAACCTCGCCCCATAGAGAAAACACAAGCGGCTGAGACACAGGAGACTGAGGCAGTCATAGGCTAG